A stretch of DNA from Besnoitia besnoiti strain Bb-Ger1 chromosome II, whole genome shotgun sequence:
TTGACAATTCTCACACAACAGTGTCACGACTTCTGCGCGGAAAATTGCTGTGTGTCTTGATTTGCTCCACGCGTGGTTGTggcttttctctccttttcaTAAGTCCACCTGCCGCAAGTCCTAGCTACGGCATACCCGTTTCTCGGCTCTTTTTGTTCGCGAGAAGTCATTGAGCCTGCTTGCGCTGTTCTGCGGTGAGTCGCCACGGTGGCAGTTTCTTCGTAATTGTGGTATGAGCGAATTCAGGGTCACGCAAGGGCAATTTGAAATCCTCTACTGTACCGTCCTGTTTTTGTGTCGCGGTGCGTGTCGCGCCTCTTTGGCTTGGTTTTGGCCGTCTCTTGTCTTCAGTTGCCAGACGCTGGCTTGCAGCGAAGCCGCTGCATTCCGGTGGAGGGTCACGCGAAATTTAGCGTCATATGCGCTCGGACGTACACATGAACCTCCCATAAGCGACAACGTTAGCATGCTCGTCTGGCTACGGGCATTCCCTATACCGGCTTTTTATGACAATGTTTGTCCCCGGTTCCAGAAGAACAGACCCCCTTGGCCGCTCAAAGAGCTCCCTCGCTTCTTTAGCTTCTCCTCCGAGAAAAAAATCCCGAAACGGCGAAGCCGGGGCGGGTTGTGGTCAGCAAGGTGACCTTGTTACGGCACCGTATGCCTTGTTCGCTGACGAAGAAAGCGTAGACGAATTCTACAGGGTtcaggaagaaaaagagctGGAGGCTGCACTTCAGCAGCAACACGTTGGAGTGCAGCCCTCGCAAAACCCCCGCGTGGCGTCTTCAGTTACTGGCGCCGAAGAGAATCCCGAATGTCGGAGCATCCTGGTCACACATCTCCCCATATCCTTAGATACGGACACTCTGAAGCTGCGACTTGAAGAGCTGTTCACCAACGAAATCAGTAAGATCCTGTCTGAGACGCCATATTACTGCAACGCACCGTCGTGTCCGCCACAACCAGGGGAACCGCAACTGGTCAAACCAGAGGCATCGGACAAATATGCGAATAGCCGCGTGGTTCACCCACGTCACCTGGTAAACTTGGAAGTATTGGACGTTCCCTttgccgtctgcggcgttcgAGTGGCCAAGCCGACAAAGGCAGGTCATCTATCGTACGCAGTAATCGATTTCGCTTCTCCGAAGCTCATGCAAACAGCTCTAGAGTTCTTCGGAGCGACAACCGTCTTACCTGGCACCTTCCAGTGAGTTTGCCCGGGTTAATAGCCTTCCAAGCAGTGAATGCCATGCGCCTTGTTTCTTTGTTTGTCGCGGCAAATGGTTTGTCTTCTGTCTGGACCAAACGGTGGCGGACCACCCTCAGGACCTATTAACTATCTCCACCCTCAGCCATTTTTTTTCACACTGCTGGAAAAGATCACGCGAACCGTTGGGGAACTTAGGGTGCTATCTTGCCGTGGTGCGTAGCATATCGCCTGTAGAACCGAGGCCCTCATATAAGGGCGAACGCATATCTGAGAGATGTTAATGCGTGTTGTAGTCTCTAAAGCGTGCAAATTTACTGTACAGCCACATTCACCTCAACCCGTACCGCACGTGGGCTGCGCCAGTGCCCGTCGATGAATATCACCTGTATATCTCAGGGCTCAAACGAGGTACGTACGAGCATTCCGCAGAAATCTTTTTTAGTTCGCGGGTTCGCTTGTCTAACGCATCCTGGAAGTGCTGCGGATATTCGCGCAGAAGCCCGTATAGGGGCGTTCCTCCCGGCATACCCGATCATGCGTGCGTCTACGTGGCAAGAGAGGCGTGGCTAATGCTATGTTTTTCGTCGATCGTGTGAATGTTTCAGTTAGCGAGTTGAGGTATATTCTTGCAACGGCGAGTCCCTTTTATCATTTCAGTAGTCAACGCCTCAAAGACTCAGCTGCGAGGGCATTATTAGAATACGAATTGGAAGTTACCGATCACAAAGGTGCGCAGCATAATCTAACGACCCCTGTCACAGAAATAAAAGTGTCAAGTGGTTCGACTTCTTTCCCAATCATTGCGCGGTAAATGCCTGGTTCGCCTGCAGACACGACTGACGCGGATGTACTGGAGGTCCTGAAGAGTCTAGGCACTGAGGTGCCCCGCTCCATTAAGGTGCGTTGTGCTCGCTGCACGCGTTCTCTAGAACGCTCACCCGATCAAGGAGGTTGTTTATGTACATTTACTTCTCATCGGCAGTAATAGTGTCGAAATGAAGATCCTAGTGGGATGCACACCCTATCATGGAGTTTGGTGCCCCTCTGGAAGCTGGCAAGTGGTAAGAGACCCACCAGGTTTCTACGAGCAACGAAATCTCACACGAACTCGTTTCTGGTGCATACAGCACT
This window harbors:
- a CDS encoding RNA recognition motif-containing protein (encoded by transcript BESB_038180), which encodes MFVPGSRRTDPLGRSKSSLASLASPPRKKSRNGEAGAGCGQQGDLVTAPYALFADEESVDEFYRVQEEKELEAALQQQHVGVQPSQNPRVASSVTGAEENPECRSILVTHLPISLDTDTLKLRLEELFTNEISKILSETPYYCNAPSCPPQPGEPQLVKPEASDKYANSRVVHPRHLVNLEVLDVPFAVCGVRVAKPTKAGHLSYAVIDFASPKLMQTALEFFGATTVLPGTFHHIHLNPYRTWAAPVPVDEYHLYISGLKRDTTDADVLEVLKSLGTEVPRSIKVIMDAKCRYNRCLGFAFLRFNTREAADRALQILEARGPSLGLMARRVYVPPNNRRVTRACSGSIFLANLPADATKDELRTLFSSFGDVRSVVTHNQKRIAFLEFNSHESALAAITHMQGYKLRFQSLACAWSVRRHTTYQEEGIEEDEGYRQSEEVCAFAYEAAKSLEPIIPRHQRNRHNTAGSCTQSDCKSPSSCAGGAPNENAENDMCRRSSSAESDGRQSNSSDLSAQQQLYWLSFYAADPTVCARKLIEAMNGTRPSGPCPAPAKTSET